AAAACGATCTATCTTGAACACAATCATCGCGAGCGTTAAGGAGTCATCTATTTATGGTGCCGAAAGTAACCGCATACACTGCAGACATTTCGATTTGTTCACAGATTTGCAGGCTTGCAGTTTATGAGCAGGGACTAAGAGGAGTTGAGCATGTCAATATTGATATCGAATATGAAATGGAAAACTACGATCCTTGGTTTGTGAAGATACAACCAACCATGACCGTGCCAGTCTTAGTTTACAATAAAAAAGTCGTGGGAGATAGCCGAGACATTTTAATGTTTTTACAAGAAAGACACCCCGAGGCGGGACTGTACCCAAAGGAACATCGTGACTCGATTGACAGCTTTATCGACAATTTTTACGAGCGTTTTGGACTCATCGGAGCCTTCACTTTCGGTAATCTTGCGACGAGAGGGCCTACAATGCAGCAGTTTATAAAGCGTGGCAAGCGAGAGATCACCATAGCAAAGTTGAAAGCCTTAATGCAGCATGAATATCTTCGCCAGCATGCCGAGCAAAAACTCGCTAAACTCGATCAGTTTGATCTCCTCTCTTGGGCAATGTCGCAAGATTTGAATGTGTTGGACAGCAAGATGAGCGAATTACTTGACCAGATGGACCAACAGCTCGCCGATGGCCGACCGCTTCTCATGGGCGAAACCTATTCTTTAGCCGATGTCGTTGCGACTGCCTACTGCGCAAGAATCCATTTCATTAAGGGCCTAGGGCTGTTTTCTGAAAATGTACGACGCTACTGGGAGCTTGTCAAAAGCCGTCAATCTTTTGTAGGGGCCAATGTATGTTCAACTTGGGAGGATACTCTCATGGCAAAACAGTTTGCAAAGTTTCAAACGAGCTCAAACTGAGAAATTTTATCTAAAAGGAAAGTATTATGACAAAGAAAGCTCTCTTAACAGGCTCAACAGGTGGGTTGGGAAGAGAAATTGCCAAGATTCTTGCTCGTGATGGTTGGGATCTCATCCTTCTCAACCGTGGGAGAGAGCAGGCTGGAGAGCAGCTGGAATCATTGCGAGCGGAGTTCCCGAAGAGGATGTTTGAGAATTTCTTCACGAATCTTATGGACCTTAAGGATATTCAAAAGGTTGCTCGAGAGATTGGTGAGGCTCATCACCAAATCACAGCATTGTATAATATTGCAGGTTTACTGACTGATAAGCGTATTGAGAGTCCACAAGGAATTGAGGGGCATTTTGTCTTGAACGCGGTGGCTCCCTATATGCTGATCCAAGCCCTAAGGCCAAAGCTAAAGAATGCTGCCGGTACAGAAACGGCGGCTTTTGTCGTCAATTTCTCATCATCGGCAGTCAATAATGTGAAGACTCTTGACGCGACCAAGCTTGTCAACCCTGACACGATTGGTGGCCTTATGGATGCTTATGCAAAGACGAAGGCGGTGCTGAATCTGATGTCCTGCTTTTTAAAGGATGAACTTGTTGCTGACGGTATTTACATATATTCGGTTGATCCTGGCGCAACAAAAACGCAGATGACGAGCAAGAACCGAGGTATGCCATGGTTGGTCAGGCTGCTTGTTCCGCTTCTTTTCGGCGATGCAGAAAAGCAGGCAGGTAAACTCGTGGCTGGTGTCCATCGCGCCTTGGAAGAAAAGGAAACTGGCCTGTTTATTTCGAGCGGCAAAGTGAAGAATCACCCGTCTTTTGTACACGACAGGGGAGTTCAAGAGGAGGTTCGAAAAGTCTTGGACAGTCTTATAGAAGACTTTTGAGAATGGGAGTCACCTCACACGACGATCGGTCCAGAATAGTAGGTATATTTGAAAAACGCGGCTTGGAAGCCGATACGATGACGAATGATCTGTTATT
The Pseudobacteriovorax antillogorgiicola genome window above contains:
- a CDS encoding SDR family NAD(P)-dependent oxidoreductase, with the protein product MTKKALLTGSTGGLGREIAKILARDGWDLILLNRGREQAGEQLESLRAEFPKRMFENFFTNLMDLKDIQKVAREIGEAHHQITALYNIAGLLTDKRIESPQGIEGHFVLNAVAPYMLIQALRPKLKNAAGTETAAFVVNFSSSAVNNVKTLDATKLVNPDTIGGLMDAYAKTKAVLNLMSCFLKDELVADGIYIYSVDPGATKTQMTSKNRGMPWLVRLLVPLLFGDAEKQAGKLVAGVHRALEEKETGLFISSGKVKNHPSFVHDRGVQEEVRKVLDSLIEDF
- a CDS encoding glutathione S-transferase family protein, translated to MVPKVTAYTADISICSQICRLAVYEQGLRGVEHVNIDIEYEMENYDPWFVKIQPTMTVPVLVYNKKVVGDSRDILMFLQERHPEAGLYPKEHRDSIDSFIDNFYERFGLIGAFTFGNLATRGPTMQQFIKRGKREITIAKLKALMQHEYLRQHAEQKLAKLDQFDLLSWAMSQDLNVLDSKMSELLDQMDQQLADGRPLLMGETYSLADVVATAYCARIHFIKGLGLFSENVRRYWELVKSRQSFVGANVCSTWEDTLMAKQFAKFQTSSN